In one window of Thermus aquaticus DNA:
- a CDS encoding FAD-binding oxidoreductase, which produces MEKLEALKRLFPGKVDLSESERLRHGKDEGYPLARPVLAVVHPESVEDVQKALHWAREWGVAVIPFGAGTSLEGHLYPTREAISLDLSRMNRLLEVRAEDFLCVVEPGLTRKALNEALKGTGLFFPVDPGADASLGGMAATNASGTTTVRYGGMRQNVLALQVVLAGGEVLELGRPVRKTSSGYDLKDLFIGSEGTLGIITRLTLRLHPLPEHVHTLRVFFPGVEEAVEASYRVMTTGLPVARLELLDELAMRALNRYLGAGFPERPALFLEFHASTEEALEAESTLALELMREAGALSVEAAKTEEERKRQWEARHQAYWALVHLYPGHHFVITDVAVPLSRLAEMVRYAQGLMAEMGLAGNILGHVGDGNFHTLVPVLPEAYPKAEAYAERLVERALELGGTCTAEHGVGLRKKKFLPKEHGNALEWMRKIKALLDPEGLLNPGKVLDISPSPGYS; this is translated from the coding sequence ATGGAAAAGCTGGAAGCCCTGAAGCGCCTCTTTCCGGGAAAGGTGGACCTCTCGGAAAGCGAGCGCCTGCGCCACGGAAAGGACGAGGGCTACCCCCTGGCGAGGCCGGTCTTGGCCGTGGTCCACCCGGAGAGCGTGGAGGACGTGCAGAAGGCCCTCCATTGGGCCCGGGAGTGGGGGGTGGCGGTGATCCCCTTCGGGGCGGGCACGAGCCTCGAGGGCCACCTCTACCCCACTCGGGAGGCCATCAGCCTGGACCTGAGCCGGATGAACCGCCTCCTGGAGGTGAGGGCGGAGGACTTCCTCTGCGTGGTGGAGCCCGGCCTCACCCGCAAGGCCCTGAACGAGGCCCTTAAGGGCACGGGCCTCTTCTTCCCCGTGGACCCGGGGGCGGACGCCTCCTTGGGGGGCATGGCGGCCACCAATGCCAGCGGCACCACCACGGTGCGCTACGGGGGGATGCGGCAAAACGTCCTGGCCCTCCAGGTGGTCCTGGCGGGCGGCGAGGTCCTGGAGCTAGGGAGGCCGGTGCGCAAGACCTCTTCGGGCTACGACCTCAAGGACCTCTTCATCGGAAGCGAAGGCACCCTGGGCATTATCACCCGCCTCACCTTAAGGCTCCACCCCCTCCCCGAGCACGTCCACACCCTAAGGGTCTTCTTTCCCGGGGTGGAGGAGGCGGTGGAGGCGAGCTATAGGGTCATGACCACGGGGCTTCCCGTGGCCAGGCTGGAGCTTTTGGACGAGCTCGCTATGCGGGCGCTGAACCGGTACCTGGGGGCGGGCTTCCCCGAGCGCCCCGCGCTTTTCCTGGAGTTCCACGCCTCCACGGAGGAGGCCCTGGAAGCGGAAAGCACCCTGGCCCTGGAGCTCATGCGGGAGGCAGGCGCCCTCTCGGTGGAGGCCGCCAAGACCGAGGAGGAGCGCAAAAGGCAGTGGGAGGCCCGGCACCAGGCCTACTGGGCCCTGGTCCACCTTTACCCCGGCCACCATTTCGTCATCACCGACGTGGCCGTGCCCCTCTCCCGCCTGGCCGAGATGGTGCGCTACGCCCAGGGCCTCATGGCGGAGATGGGCCTAGCGGGCAACATCCTGGGCCACGTGGGGGACGGCAACTTCCACACCCTGGTCCCCGTCCTCCCCGAGGCCTACCCCAAGGCGGAGGCCTACGCCGAGAGGCTGGTGGAAAGGGCCCTGGAGCTTGGGGGTACCTGCACCGCCGAGCACGGCGTGGGCCTCAGGAAGAAGAAGTTCCTCCCCAAGGAGCACGGGAACGCCCTGGAATGGATGCGAAAGATCAAGGCCCTCCTGGACCCCGAGGGGCTTCTGAACCCGGGGAAGGTGCTTGACATATCCCCTTCCCCCGGCTATAGTTGA
- a CDS encoding AbrB family transcriptional regulator — protein MDLLRASLSGVFLGLLFYRLGLPGGAVVGAMLGTGLHQLLASPAPIPKGLDLTVQLAAGVLVGLSFRKELLSPKLLPYALLSALAFLALALLLAFLLAKPLGRPPQALLFALAPGGITGMGPLSQAEGGSPALVGVFHTVRVLALFLLVPFLARLLR, from the coding sequence ATGGACCTCCTGCGCGCCTCCTTGAGCGGGGTTTTCCTTGGGCTTCTCTTTTACCGCCTGGGCCTTCCGGGCGGGGCCGTGGTGGGGGCCATGCTGGGCACGGGCCTCCACCAGCTCCTCGCCTCCCCCGCCCCCATCCCCAAGGGCCTGGACCTCACCGTACAGCTCGCCGCCGGGGTCTTGGTGGGGCTTTCCTTCCGGAAGGAGCTCCTCTCCCCCAAGCTCCTCCCCTATGCCCTCCTCAGCGCCCTCGCCTTCCTCGCCCTCGCCCTCCTCCTCGCCTTCCTCCTGGCCAAGCCCCTGGGCCGGCCCCCCCAGGCCCTCCTCTTCGCCCTGGCCCCCGGGGGGATCACGGGCATGGGGCCCTTGAGCCAGGCCGAGGGGGGAAGCCCCGCCCTGGTGGGGGTCTTCCACACGGTGCGCGTCCTCGCCCTCTTCCTCCTCGTCCCCTTCCTCGCCCGGCTTCTTAGGTAG
- the mutM gene encoding DNA-formamidopyrimidine glycosylase codes for MPELPEVETTRRRLLPLLEGKRLLEVRHQDPLRYRHTERARERAVEGVGRRGKFLLLALSGGLEMVVHLGMTGGFRLEKTPHTRAEFLLEDGVLHFHDPRRFGRIWVVERGAYGEIPLLARLGPEPLSPEFRPEAFLLGLQKSRKPLKALLLDQTLAAGVGNIYADEALFRAGLSPFRLGREVSEEEALRLFQALREVLAEAVALGGSTLSDRTYQQPDGLPGGFQKRHAVYGRTGLPCPRCGAPIAKGVVAGRGTHHCPRCQR; via the coding sequence GTGCCTGAGCTTCCCGAGGTGGAGACCACCAGGAGGAGGCTTCTGCCCCTCCTAGAGGGCAAGCGCCTCCTCGAGGTGCGCCACCAGGACCCCCTCCGCTACCGCCACACGGAAAGGGCAAGGGAGCGGGCGGTGGAAGGGGTGGGAAGGCGGGGGAAGTTCCTCCTCCTTGCGCTCTCCGGGGGTCTGGAGATGGTGGTCCACCTGGGGATGACCGGGGGCTTCCGCCTGGAGAAGACCCCCCACACCCGGGCCGAGTTCCTCCTGGAAGATGGGGTCCTCCACTTCCACGACCCCCGGCGCTTCGGGCGCATCTGGGTGGTGGAAAGGGGAGCCTACGGGGAGATCCCCCTCCTGGCGCGGCTTGGACCCGAGCCCCTCTCCCCAGAGTTCCGCCCGGAGGCCTTCCTCCTGGGCCTCCAGAAAAGCCGCAAGCCCCTAAAGGCCCTCCTCCTGGACCAGACCCTGGCGGCGGGGGTGGGCAACATCTACGCCGACGAGGCCCTCTTCCGGGCGGGCCTAAGCCCCTTCCGCCTGGGGCGGGAGGTTTCGGAGGAGGAAGCTTTGAGGCTCTTCCAGGCTCTCCGGGAGGTCCTGGCGGAGGCGGTGGCCTTGGGCGGCAGCACCCTCTCCGACCGCACCTACCAGCAGCCCGACGGCCTCCCGGGAGGCTTCCAAAAGCGGCACGCCGTCTACGGGCGCACGGGCCTCCCCTGCCCCAGGTGCGGCGCCCCCATCGCCAAGGGGGTGGTGGCAGGGCGGGGGACCCATCACTGCCCCCGGTGCCAGCGCTAA
- a CDS encoding MFS transporter — translation MRGFAAFRVLWLGQALALLGREMTWFALTLYAYQKTGQATTLSLLGFFHFLPLILLSPLAGALVDRYPRKWAMLAANLGGGLATGFLLLLYLLGRLEVWPLYLVSALTGALSSLHWLALSAALSAMLEKRDYARASGMMSLAESLARVGASILAAALLKPLGLGGIFALDLLGASAAVLSLLLVPIPNPRLEAREKTSWIGEALFGFRFILERPPLLGLQLMFFGINFLTTPRSLYESFLSYVGVTFPLLPWGQPVRG, via the coding sequence GTGCGGGGTTTTGCCGCCTTTCGCGTCCTCTGGCTGGGCCAGGCCCTGGCCCTTCTAGGCCGGGAGATGACCTGGTTCGCCCTCACCCTCTACGCCTACCAGAAGACGGGCCAGGCCACCACCCTCTCCCTCCTGGGCTTCTTCCACTTCCTCCCCCTGATCCTCCTCTCCCCCCTGGCCGGGGCTTTGGTGGACCGCTACCCCAGGAAGTGGGCCATGCTGGCCGCGAACCTCGGCGGGGGGCTGGCCACCGGCTTCCTCCTTTTGCTCTATCTCCTGGGCCGCCTCGAGGTCTGGCCCCTCTACCTGGTCTCCGCCCTCACGGGGGCCCTCTCCAGCCTCCACTGGCTCGCCCTCTCCGCCGCCTTGTCCGCCATGCTGGAGAAGCGGGACTACGCCCGGGCGAGCGGCATGATGAGCCTGGCGGAGTCCCTGGCTAGGGTGGGGGCCTCCATCCTGGCCGCGGCCCTCTTGAAGCCCCTGGGCCTCGGGGGGATCTTCGCCCTGGACCTTCTGGGGGCAAGCGCCGCGGTCCTCAGCCTTCTCCTGGTACCCATCCCCAACCCGAGGCTCGAGGCCCGGGAGAAGACCTCCTGGATAGGGGAAGCCCTCTTCGGGTTCCGCTTCATCCTGGAAAGGCCTCCCCTCCTCGGCCTCCAGCTCATGTTCTTCGGGATCAACTTCCTCACGACGCCAAGGAGCCTTTATGAGAGCTTCCTGAGTTACGTGGGCGTTACCTTCCCCTTGCTACCCTGGGGCCAACCCGTAAGGGGGTGA
- a CDS encoding aldo/keto reductase family protein has translation MGAMRYRKLGKWGLKVSEISLGAWVTFGDAVKDKETVREIVRIAYEGGVNFFDNADVYARGLAEEVMGEVLKDYPRHTLVLSTKAYWPMSEDVNDRGLSRKHLLESITKSLKRLKTDYVDLFFAHRYDPEVPMEEIVYAMHTIVEKGYALYWGTSEWPAARIAEAVTFAKANGLHPPVVEQPQYSMLYRERVEGEILPEAERFGMGLVVWSPLAMGVLAGRYDEGIPQDSRFARYPQFMERLLTEENRQKALKLKAVAEELGLTRAQLALAWVLRLPGISSAITGATRPEQIRESLGAAGVDLPKEALEKIEAILRGEA, from the coding sequence ATGGGCGCGATGCGCTACCGGAAGCTCGGCAAGTGGGGCCTGAAGGTTTCCGAGATCTCCCTGGGCGCCTGGGTCACCTTCGGCGACGCAGTCAAGGACAAGGAGACGGTGCGGGAGATCGTCCGGATCGCCTACGAGGGCGGGGTGAACTTCTTTGACAACGCCGACGTCTACGCCCGGGGCCTGGCGGAGGAGGTCATGGGCGAGGTCCTGAAGGACTACCCCCGCCACACCCTGGTCCTTTCCACCAAGGCCTACTGGCCCATGTCCGAGGACGTGAACGACCGGGGCCTGAGCCGCAAGCACCTCCTGGAGAGCATCACCAAAAGCCTGAAGCGCCTCAAGACCGACTACGTGGACCTCTTCTTCGCCCACCGCTACGACCCCGAGGTGCCCATGGAGGAGATCGTCTACGCCATGCACACCATCGTGGAAAAGGGCTACGCCCTCTACTGGGGCACCTCGGAGTGGCCCGCGGCAAGAATCGCCGAGGCCGTGACCTTCGCCAAGGCGAACGGCCTCCACCCGCCCGTGGTGGAGCAGCCCCAGTACTCCATGCTCTACCGGGAGCGGGTGGAAGGGGAAATCCTTCCCGAGGCCGAGCGCTTTGGCATGGGCCTGGTGGTCTGGAGCCCCCTGGCCATGGGGGTTCTGGCGGGCCGGTACGACGAGGGCATCCCCCAAGACAGTCGCTTCGCCCGATACCCCCAGTTCATGGAGCGCCTCCTGACCGAGGAAAACCGCCAGAAGGCCCTGAAGCTTAAGGCCGTGGCCGAGGAGCTGGGCCTCACCCGGGCCCAACTGGCCCTGGCCTGGGTCTTAAGGCTTCCCGGGATCTCTAGCGCCATCACCGGGGCCACCCGTCCCGAGCAGATCCGGGAGAGCCTGGGAGCGGCGGGGGTAGACCTGCCGAAGGAGGCCCTGGAGAAGATTGAGGCCATCCTCCGGGGTGAGGCCTAA
- a CDS encoding 4a-hydroxytetrahydrobiopterin dehydratase gives MDWEERENPKRLYKAFAFKNFREALAFAQRVGELAERENHHPRLTVEWGRVLVEWWTHSAGGITEKDREMARLTDALYVG, from the coding sequence ATGGACTGGGAGGAGCGGGAAAACCCCAAGCGCCTTTACAAGGCCTTCGCTTTTAAGAACTTCCGCGAGGCCCTGGCCTTCGCCCAGAGGGTGGGGGAGCTTGCGGAGAGGGAGAACCACCACCCCCGCCTCACGGTGGAGTGGGGGCGGGTCCTGGTGGAGTGGTGGACCCACTCGGCGGGGGGTATCACGGAGAAGGACCGGGAGATGGCCCGCCTCACCGACGCCCTTTATGTAGGCTGA
- a CDS encoding ABC transporter permease yields MGGRGKQETRVLGALLLSFLAFALFYPLARILLLGLGTGFWEALGNPYYLGRYLFSLQYGLLSALLTLALAFPLAFLFRFRFPGREALLALSTLPFVLPTPVVALAFMALLGPRGLLGVDLYGTLALLLLVALFYNLGLALRVLVPVALRLRGALEAARVLGATPYRAFFRVGLPLLLPALGSAGLLVFIYAFSAFGVPLLLGGGRYATLEVEVYTLLAHRLAFAEAAALTLLQLFTLALAALLYLRLPTYPLPPGGPEPVGRPWALTLGLSAFFLLLYAPLLALFLEVDPGALARAWASEDFTPLPVALGNSLRFTLLAFSLALPLGVAYAGAARERGGLDLLGLFPLMVSPVAVGLGYLLAYPSLRGSLALLLAAYALLAYPLLARALLPALRSLPKSLLEAARVLGATPLRAFLRVELPLLLPALASGSALALAAILGEFGASLVLWRPEWTTLTLAIYERLGRPGEGPYREALALAALLALLSGLLFYLLDRGRGRIG; encoded by the coding sequence ATGGGGGGCCGAGGGAAACAGGAAACAAGGGTATTAGGGGCGCTTCTCCTTTCCTTCCTGGCCTTCGCCCTCTTCTACCCCCTGGCCCGGATCCTCCTTTTGGGCCTGGGGACGGGGTTCTGGGAGGCCCTGGGCAACCCCTACTACCTGGGCCGCTACCTCTTCAGCCTCCAGTACGGCCTCCTTTCCGCCCTCCTCACCCTGGCCCTGGCCTTTCCCCTGGCCTTCCTCTTCCGCTTCCGCTTTCCCGGGCGGGAGGCTCTCCTGGCCCTCAGCACCCTCCCCTTCGTCCTTCCCACGCCGGTGGTGGCCCTGGCCTTCATGGCCCTTTTGGGGCCCAGGGGGCTTCTGGGGGTGGACCTCTACGGCACCCTGGCCCTCCTCCTCCTGGTGGCCCTCTTCTACAACCTGGGCCTAGCGCTTCGCGTCCTCGTCCCCGTGGCCCTGAGGCTTCGGGGGGCCCTCGAGGCGGCCCGGGTCCTGGGGGCCACGCCTTACCGGGCCTTCTTCAGGGTGGGGCTTCCCCTTCTTTTGCCCGCCTTGGGCTCGGCGGGGCTTCTCGTCTTCATCTACGCCTTCTCCGCCTTCGGGGTGCCCCTGCTTTTGGGGGGCGGACGGTACGCCACCCTGGAGGTGGAGGTCTACACCCTCCTGGCCCACCGCCTGGCCTTCGCCGAGGCGGCCGCCCTCACGCTTCTCCAGCTTTTCACCCTGGCCCTGGCCGCCCTCCTTTACCTCCGCCTCCCCACCTACCCCCTTCCCCCCGGGGGGCCGGAGCCCGTGGGGCGGCCCTGGGCCCTCACCCTGGGGCTTTCCGCCTTCTTCCTCCTCCTTTACGCCCCCCTCCTCGCCCTCTTCCTGGAGGTGGACCCCGGGGCCCTGGCCCGGGCCTGGGCCTCGGAGGACTTCACCCCCCTGCCCGTGGCCCTAGGGAATAGCCTCCGCTTCACCCTTCTGGCCTTTTCTCTGGCCCTGCCCCTGGGGGTGGCCTACGCCGGGGCGGCCCGGGAGCGGGGGGGCCTGGACCTTCTGGGGCTTTTCCCCCTCATGGTGAGCCCGGTGGCCGTGGGTCTGGGCTACCTCCTGGCCTACCCCTCCCTCAGGGGCTCCCTGGCCCTCCTCCTCGCCGCCTACGCCCTCCTGGCCTACCCCCTCCTGGCCCGGGCCCTCCTCCCCGCCCTGAGGAGCCTTCCCAAAAGCCTCCTCGAGGCGGCCCGGGTCTTAGGGGCCACTCCCCTTAGGGCCTTCCTGAGGGTGGAGCTTCCCCTCCTCCTCCCCGCCCTGGCCTCGGGGAGCGCCCTGGCCCTGGCCGCCATCCTGGGGGAGTTTGGGGCGAGCCTGGTCCTCTGGCGGCCCGAGTGGACCACCCTGACCCTGGCCATCTACGAAAGGCTGGGGCGGCCCGGAGAAGGCCCTTACCGGGAGGCCCTGGCCCTGGCCGCCCTCCTGGCCCTCCTCTCCGGCCTCCTCTTCTACCTCCTGGACCGGGGGCGGGGGCGGATCGGCTAA
- a CDS encoding CDGSH iron-sulfur domain-containing protein produces the protein MRLEFLENGPIRVEGRRFVVRVGEKEEVLERPRVFLCRCGGSANKPFCDGTHKRIGFQASGGTLEVEGD, from the coding sequence ATGCGGCTGGAGTTTCTGGAAAACGGCCCCATCCGGGTAGAGGGTAGGCGCTTCGTGGTGCGCGTGGGGGAGAAGGAGGAGGTCTTGGAGCGCCCACGGGTCTTCCTCTGCCGCTGCGGGGGTTCGGCCAACAAGCCCTTCTGCGACGGCACCCACAAGCGGATCGGCTTCCAGGCCTCGGGCGGGACCTTGGAGGTGGAAGGCGACTGA
- a CDS encoding DCC1-like thiol-disulfide oxidoreductase family protein, giving the protein MRVLIDARCPYCRALGRALEALDLGKGLKVEPLQEARDLPQEALLKELHVLEGERVYRGYAALLQLARRLPLLRPLYPLLLLGRVGGLGERLYQAWARRRPRA; this is encoded by the coding sequence ATGCGGGTGCTGATTGACGCCCGCTGCCCCTACTGCCGGGCCTTGGGCAGGGCCTTAGAGGCCCTAGACCTGGGGAAGGGGCTAAAGGTGGAGCCTTTGCAGGAAGCCCGCGACCTGCCCCAGGAGGCGCTTCTGAAGGAGCTCCACGTCCTGGAAGGGGAAAGGGTTTACCGGGGCTACGCCGCCCTCCTCCAGCTCGCCCGGCGGCTTCCCCTCCTCCGCCCCCTCTACCCCCTCCTCCTCCTGGGCCGGGTGGGGGGCCTGGGGGAAAGGCTTTACCAGGCTTGGGCCAGGAGGCGGCCCCGTGCCTGA
- a CDS encoding penicillin acylase family protein translates to MKRFLRAMAWLLALGLLLVLLLALSGYLYLRSSLPQEEGRIALKGLSAPVEVVRDGKGVVRIRAATLRDLFFAQGFAHAQERLWQMEFQRRVGQGRLSEVLGEATLPQDRFLRTWGFYRAAEAAYERLYPEEKEAVDAYAAGVNAFLASGAPLPPEFTLLGFRPEPWTGPDVLVWAKMMSFDLSGNWEEELLRHRLLARGVSPERLLELLPPYPEDAPTILRAEDLRLPIKREEAPSVLLQMAPPRFLEASNNWVVAGSRTTTGKPFLADDPHLRFQAPSLWFLMALEAPGYRAIGASLPGVPGIVIGRNDRIAWGVTNVGADVQDLYLLEEAGGGYRYKGQVRPYRVREERIRVKGGREEVFKVRETVYGPVITDALQDPPKTPMALRWVSLDPEDHILMAFLGVNRARDWASFVAALRDYSAPSQNFVYADVEGHIGYIAPGKFPIRKAGHTGMVPVPGNGDWDWLGYRRPEEWPQVLDPPRGYIVTANHKVTPEGFPYALTYDWAEPYRARRIEELILGKEKLSLEDMKAIQQDQKSLLYRDFRPVLELLSPLSERARVWRERLLAWDGTMAASSEEALVFALWYTELTRLPEREVGEAYWDEPRYLLRAMREGDKNCDQPETEYKETCLDYAALALERALERKEALKARAWGEVHRAGFAHAVLSHTPLKRLSDRALPFGGDRYTVNVGPFDPRTLRMDHGPSYRQIVDLADMEASLFVHPMGQAGHLLSPHYADLLPLWARGDYLPMGFAGEGRTLLLEPGR, encoded by the coding sequence ATGAAGCGCTTCTTGCGGGCGATGGCTTGGCTTTTGGCCTTAGGGCTTCTCCTGGTCCTTCTCCTGGCCCTTTCGGGGTACCTCTACCTGAGGTCCTCCCTGCCCCAAGAGGAGGGCCGCATTGCCCTGAAGGGGCTTTCCGCTCCGGTGGAGGTGGTGCGGGACGGAAAGGGGGTGGTGCGGATCCGGGCGGCGACGCTTAGGGACCTCTTCTTCGCCCAGGGCTTCGCTCACGCCCAGGAGCGGCTCTGGCAGATGGAGTTCCAGCGCCGGGTGGGCCAGGGGCGCCTCTCCGAGGTCCTGGGGGAGGCCACGCTTCCCCAAGACCGGTTTCTCCGCACCTGGGGCTTCTACCGCGCGGCCGAGGCGGCTTACGAAAGGCTCTACCCCGAGGAGAAGGAGGCGGTGGACGCCTACGCCGCCGGGGTGAACGCCTTCTTGGCCTCTGGGGCCCCCTTGCCGCCGGAGTTCACCCTCCTCGGCTTCCGTCCCGAGCCCTGGACGGGCCCCGACGTCTTGGTCTGGGCCAAGATGATGAGCTTTGACCTCTCCGGCAACTGGGAGGAGGAGCTTTTGCGCCACCGCCTCCTGGCCCGGGGTGTCTCCCCAGAGCGGCTTCTGGAGCTCTTGCCCCCCTACCCCGAGGACGCCCCCACCATCCTCAGGGCCGAGGACCTCCGCCTGCCCATCAAGCGGGAGGAGGCGCCCTCGGTCCTTCTCCAGATGGCCCCGCCCCGCTTCCTCGAGGCCAGCAACAACTGGGTGGTGGCGGGAAGCCGCACCACCACCGGCAAGCCCTTTCTGGCCGACGACCCCCACCTCCGCTTCCAGGCCCCAAGCCTCTGGTTCCTCATGGCCCTCGAGGCCCCCGGCTACCGGGCCATCGGGGCCAGCCTCCCCGGGGTGCCCGGCATCGTCATCGGCCGCAACGACCGCATCGCCTGGGGGGTCACCAACGTGGGGGCCGACGTGCAGGACCTCTACCTCCTGGAGGAGGCGGGCGGGGGGTACCGCTACAAGGGCCAGGTGCGCCCCTACCGGGTGCGGGAGGAAAGGATCCGGGTCAAGGGAGGCAGGGAAGAGGTCTTCAAGGTGCGGGAGACGGTCTACGGCCCCGTCATCACCGACGCCCTTCAGGACCCCCCCAAGACCCCCATGGCCCTTCGCTGGGTGAGCCTGGACCCAGAGGACCACATCCTCATGGCCTTCCTGGGAGTGAACCGGGCCCGGGACTGGGCCTCCTTCGTGGCCGCCTTAAGGGACTACTCCGCCCCCAGCCAGAACTTCGTCTACGCCGATGTGGAAGGCCATATCGGCTACATCGCCCCCGGGAAGTTCCCCATCCGCAAGGCGGGGCACACGGGCATGGTGCCGGTGCCCGGCAATGGGGACTGGGACTGGCTGGGCTACCGCAGGCCCGAGGAGTGGCCCCAGGTCCTGGACCCGCCCAGGGGCTACATCGTCACCGCCAACCACAAGGTGACCCCCGAGGGCTTCCCCTACGCCCTCACCTACGACTGGGCCGAGCCCTACCGGGCCAGGCGCATAGAGGAACTGATCCTGGGCAAGGAAAAGCTCTCCCTCGAGGACATGAAGGCCATCCAGCAGGACCAAAAGAGCCTCCTCTACCGGGACTTCCGCCCCGTTTTGGAGCTTCTTTCCCCCCTTTCCGAGAGGGCCCGGGTCTGGCGGGAGAGGCTTCTCGCCTGGGACGGCACCATGGCGGCCTCCTCCGAGGAGGCCCTGGTCTTCGCCCTCTGGTACACCGAGCTCACCCGGCTTCCCGAGAGGGAAGTGGGGGAGGCCTACTGGGACGAGCCCCGCTACCTCCTTCGGGCCATGCGGGAGGGGGATAAGAACTGCGACCAGCCCGAGACCGAGTACAAGGAGACCTGCCTGGACTACGCCGCTTTGGCCCTGGAGCGGGCCCTGGAGCGCAAAGAGGCCCTGAAGGCCAGGGCCTGGGGGGAGGTCCACCGGGCGGGCTTCGCCCACGCCGTCCTCAGCCACACCCCCCTAAAGCGCCTCAGCGACCGCGCCTTGCCCTTCGGCGGGGACCGCTACACGGTCAACGTGGGGCCCTTTGACCCTAGGACGCTCCGCATGGACCACGGCCCCAGCTACCGCCAGATCGTGGACCTGGCCGATATGGAGGCCTCCCTCTTCGTCCACCCCATGGGCCAAGCGGGCCACCTCCTCTCCCCCCACTACGCCGACCTCCTCCCCCTGTGGGCTCGGGGGGACTACCTCCCCATGGGCTTCGCCGGGGAGGGGAGGACCCTCCTTTTGGAGCCCGGCCGCTAA
- a CDS encoding acyl-CoA thioesterase has translation MEARTLELVFPEHTNPLGAAFGGFVLGLMDKVGSYAAARRAKKPVVTVAVGSVEFKVPIRTGDLLEVVAKVVRVGRTSLTVEVEVYKERFGENGRVLATRGILTYVAVNERGEPVPVEDHAGAD, from the coding sequence ATGGAGGCGCGCACCCTAGAGCTGGTCTTCCCCGAGCACACCAACCCCCTGGGAGCGGCCTTTGGCGGTTTTGTCCTGGGCCTCATGGACAAAGTGGGCTCCTACGCCGCCGCCCGCCGGGCCAAAAAGCCGGTGGTCACCGTGGCCGTGGGGAGCGTGGAGTTCAAGGTGCCCATCCGCACCGGGGACCTTCTGGAGGTGGTGGCCAAGGTGGTCCGGGTGGGGAGGACCTCCTTGACCGTGGAGGTGGAGGTCTACAAGGAGCGCTTCGGGGAAAACGGCCGCGTTCTCGCCACCAGGGGCATCCTCACCTATGTGGCCGTCAACGAAAGGGGGGAGCCCGTCCCCGTGGAGGACCATGCGGGTGCTGATTGA